A genomic window from Streptomyces sp. WMMC940 includes:
- a CDS encoding putative cobaltochelatase, which translates to MDDLRLALLLNAVSPAVGGVLVRGEKGTAKSTAVRALAALMPDVDVVAGCRFSCSPGAPDPGCPDGPHEAAPAAARPARMVELPVGASEDRLVGALDIERALADGVKAFEPGLLADAHRGVLYVDEVNLLHDHLVDLLLDAAAMGASYVEREGVSVRHAARFLLVGTMNPEEGELRPQLLDRFGLTVEVAASRDPEQRVEVVRRRLAHDDDPAAFAARWADEEAALRERIVTARILLPRVELGDAALRQIAATCAAFEVDGMRADIVMARTATALAAWAGRTAVREEDVRQAALLALPHRRRRNPFDAPGLDEDKLDETLEQFGGDDRPDPDTDPDPDPDTDPSGPDGGPGGGGVPPQGQGPDSAPPAGQPEPSESPAGQPEPSEPAGPPAASTGAGERAAERAAEPFRTKVLSVPGLGEGAAGRRSRARTEHGRTTGARRPRGTLTKLHLAATVRAAAPHQRARGRSGPGLVVRRDDLRQAAREGREGNLVLFVVDASGSMAARRRMSSVKGAVLSLLLDAYQRRDKVGLVTFRGTGAEVALPPTSSVDAAAARLEELPTGGRTPLAAGLLKAHDVLRVERLRDPSRRPLLVVVTDGRATGARGGDALALAGRAARLHSAEGTASVVVDCEAGPVRLGLAGNLARDLGGTAVTLDELRADSIAGLVRDVRAATTGTDSTVRNRRAA; encoded by the coding sequence ATGGACGACCTGCGGCTGGCCCTGCTGCTGAACGCGGTCAGCCCCGCCGTCGGCGGAGTGCTCGTACGCGGGGAGAAGGGCACCGCCAAGTCGACGGCCGTGCGCGCCCTCGCCGCGCTGATGCCCGATGTCGACGTGGTCGCGGGCTGCCGGTTCTCCTGCTCGCCCGGGGCGCCGGACCCGGGCTGCCCGGACGGGCCGCACGAGGCCGCGCCCGCCGCGGCACGCCCGGCCAGGATGGTCGAACTGCCCGTCGGTGCCTCGGAGGACCGGCTCGTCGGCGCGCTCGACATCGAGCGGGCCCTCGCGGACGGGGTGAAGGCGTTCGAGCCCGGTCTGCTCGCCGACGCCCACCGGGGCGTGCTGTACGTCGACGAGGTCAATCTGCTCCACGACCATCTGGTCGACCTGCTGCTGGACGCGGCCGCGATGGGCGCCTCCTACGTCGAGCGCGAGGGTGTGTCCGTACGGCACGCCGCGCGGTTCCTGCTCGTCGGCACGATGAATCCCGAAGAGGGGGAGCTGCGGCCCCAGTTGCTCGACCGCTTCGGGCTGACCGTGGAGGTCGCCGCGTCGCGGGATCCGGAGCAGCGGGTGGAGGTCGTCCGGCGCAGGCTCGCCCACGACGACGACCCCGCGGCCTTCGCGGCCCGCTGGGCGGACGAGGAAGCGGCACTGCGGGAGCGCATCGTGACCGCGCGGATCCTGCTGCCCCGGGTGGAGCTCGGGGACGCGGCGCTACGGCAGATCGCCGCCACCTGCGCGGCGTTCGAGGTGGACGGCATGCGCGCCGACATCGTGATGGCCCGCACCGCGACGGCGCTGGCCGCGTGGGCGGGTCGTACGGCCGTGCGCGAGGAGGACGTGCGGCAGGCCGCGCTCCTCGCACTCCCCCACCGGCGCCGGCGCAACCCGTTCGACGCGCCCGGCCTCGACGAGGACAAACTCGACGAGACGCTGGAGCAGTTCGGCGGGGACGACCGGCCGGACCCGGACACCGACCCCGATCCGGACCCCGACACGGATCCGTCCGGCCCGGACGGCGGCCCCGGCGGCGGAGGGGTCCCGCCGCAGGGCCAGGGGCCCGACTCCGCCCCGCCCGCCGGGCAGCCCGAGCCGTCCGAGTCGCCCGCCGGGCAGCCGGAGCCGTCCGAACCCGCCGGACCGCCCGCCGCGAGCACCGGCGCGGGCGAGCGGGCCGCCGAGCGGGCCGCGGAGCCGTTCCGTACGAAGGTGCTCAGCGTGCCCGGCCTCGGCGAGGGCGCCGCGGGGCGCCGCTCCCGGGCCCGTACCGAGCACGGCAGGACCACCGGAGCGCGCCGACCGCGGGGGACGCTGACCAAGCTGCACCTGGCGGCGACGGTGCGGGCGGCGGCGCCGCACCAGCGGGCCCGAGGCCGCTCCGGACCGGGCCTCGTGGTCCGCCGGGACGATCTGCGGCAGGCCGCCCGCGAGGGCCGCGAGGGCAATCTCGTGCTCTTCGTCGTGGACGCCTCCGGCTCCATGGCGGCCCGCAGGCGCATGAGTTCCGTGAAGGGCGCGGTGCTGTCGCTGCTGCTGGACGCCTACCAGCGCCGGGACAAGGTCGGACTGGTCACCTTCCGGGGCACCGGCGCCGAGGTGGCGCTGCCGCCGACCTCGTCCGTGGACGCCGCCGCCGCACGGCTGGAGGAGCTGCCGACGGGCGGCCGGACACCGCTGGCCGCCGGGCTGCTGAAGGCCCATGACGTCCTGCGGGTGGAGCGGCTGCGCGACCCCTCGCGGCGGCCGCTGCTGGTGGTCGTGACCGACGGACGGGCGACCGGTGCGCGCGGTGGCGACGCCCTGGCGCTCGCGGGGCGCGCGGCCCGGCTGCACTCCGCCGAGGGCACGGCCTCGGTGGTCGTGGACTGCGAGGCGGGCCCGGTGCGACTCGGCCTGGCCGGGAACCTCGCCCGTGACCTCGGCGGCACCGCCGTCACCCTGGACGAGCTGCGCGCCGACAGCATCGCCGGGCTGGTCCGGGACGTACGGGCGGCGACGACGGGAACCGACAGCACGGTCCGCAACAGGAGGGCAGCGTAG
- a CDS encoding cobyric acid synthase, producing the protein MSGGGLLVAGTTSDAGKSVVTAGICRWLVRRGVKVAPFKGQNMSLNSFVTREGAEIGRAQAMQAQAARVEPTALMNPVLLKPGGDRSSQVVLMGRPVGELSARGYHGGRQKALFEPVMDCLDELRSTYDAVICEGAGSPAEINLRRTDIVNMGIARAARLPVLVVGDIDRGGVFAQFFGTTALLTPEDQELIAGYLVNKFRGDVTLLEPGLEMLHGLTGRRTFGVLPYAHGLGIDEEDGLRVSLRGTVRESVVAPPVGEDVLRVAVCAVPLMSNFTDVDALAAEPGVVVRFVDRPEELADADLVIVPGTRGTVRALEWLRERGLAGALARRATEGRPVLGICGGFQVLGEHIDDEVESRAGAVPGLGLLPVRVRFAVEKTLARPSGEALGQPVEGYEIHHGVAEVLDGEPFLDGCRVGEVWGTHWHGSLESDGFRRAFLRAVAAASGRRFVPAPDTSFADLREAQLDRLGDLVEEHADTDALLRLIEGGAPSGLPFIPPGAPDLPGAPAAGTPGAAQ; encoded by the coding sequence ATGAGCGGGGGCGGGCTGCTGGTCGCCGGCACCACCTCGGACGCCGGAAAGAGCGTCGTCACGGCGGGGATCTGCCGTTGGCTGGTGCGCCGGGGCGTGAAGGTCGCGCCCTTCAAGGGGCAGAACATGTCCCTCAACTCCTTCGTCACCCGCGAGGGCGCCGAGATCGGCCGGGCGCAGGCCATGCAGGCGCAGGCCGCACGGGTGGAACCCACGGCCCTGATGAACCCGGTGCTGTTGAAGCCCGGCGGCGACCGGTCCAGCCAGGTCGTGCTGATGGGCCGGCCCGTGGGCGAGCTGAGCGCTCGCGGCTACCACGGAGGGCGCCAGAAGGCGCTGTTCGAGCCGGTGATGGACTGCCTGGACGAGTTGCGGAGCACGTACGACGCGGTGATCTGCGAGGGCGCGGGCAGCCCCGCGGAGATCAATCTCCGACGCACGGACATCGTCAACATGGGCATCGCCCGCGCCGCGCGCCTCCCGGTGCTGGTCGTGGGAGACATCGACCGGGGTGGGGTCTTCGCCCAGTTCTTCGGCACGACCGCGCTGCTGACCCCGGAGGACCAGGAGCTGATCGCCGGATACCTCGTCAACAAGTTCCGCGGCGACGTCACGCTGCTCGAGCCGGGGCTGGAGATGCTCCACGGACTCACCGGGCGGCGCACCTTCGGCGTGCTGCCGTACGCGCACGGGCTCGGTATCGACGAGGAGGACGGACTGCGGGTGTCGCTGCGCGGCACCGTGCGCGAGTCGGTGGTGGCGCCGCCGGTCGGCGAGGACGTGCTGCGCGTGGCCGTGTGCGCCGTGCCGCTGATGTCCAACTTCACCGACGTGGACGCGCTGGCCGCCGAGCCGGGAGTGGTCGTGCGCTTCGTCGACCGCCCCGAGGAACTGGCCGATGCCGACCTGGTGATCGTGCCCGGTACCCGCGGCACCGTGCGCGCCCTGGAATGGCTGCGCGAGCGCGGTCTCGCCGGCGCGCTCGCCCGGCGGGCGACGGAGGGCCGGCCCGTGCTCGGCATCTGCGGCGGCTTCCAGGTGCTCGGCGAGCACATCGACGACGAGGTCGAGTCGCGGGCCGGAGCCGTGCCGGGCCTCGGACTGCTGCCGGTCCGGGTGCGCTTCGCCGTGGAGAAGACGCTCGCCCGCCCGTCCGGTGAGGCGCTGGGGCAGCCGGTCGAGGGCTACGAGATCCATCACGGCGTCGCCGAGGTGCTCGACGGCGAGCCGTTCCTCGACGGCTGCCGGGTCGGTGAGGTGTGGGGCACCCACTGGCACGGATCGCTGGAGAGCGACGGATTCCGCCGGGCGTTCCTGCGCGCCGTCGCCGCGGCGTCGGGCCGCCGCTTCGTCCCCGCCCCGGACACCTCCTTCGCCGACCTGCGCGAGGCACAGCTCGACCGCCTCGGCGACCTCGTCGAGGAGCACGCGGACACGGACGCGCTCCTCCGTCTCATCGAGGGCGGCGCGCCCTCGGGTCTGCCGTTCATCCCGCCGGGCGCCCCCGACCTCCCCGGTGCGCCCGCCGCCGGAACCCCTGGAGCCGCACAGTGA